The following are encoded in a window of Astyanax mexicanus isolate ESR-SI-001 chromosome 6, AstMex3_surface, whole genome shotgun sequence genomic DNA:
- the macc1 gene encoding metastasis-associated in colon cancer protein 1 — MAAVRAKSIRRAGSLLRSRSEGTLIDLDDNVTINNNSLHGSYVSQQMGKHSEWPVLQPEVQHSGHATNPFWNQLSRSNPFLDDIVCRNTADSEVSILKEDPLALFGNNNEDSQSTSSDENNFGHLLEPKRNNLNRSGRWRSASDILDSLEKKESIKEKSLNTQGPFMKPDFEWLKNDREAYKMAWLSHRQLTRSCLDLGLMKQSPGWAQTQATDMQTVCKIDHSGGSLQLPDCDVSAHIPQGHIPSGEVQEIALKASLDPPRGLNNNYTATVSPLLEITLSNLNTKEGIALDVKLAAEVKNDPLSQVMTTFVGLLAYKKEGPYEKVKDCYVYKDMLQIKLRELKPHMYIIAAAEATVIQAPATSVWDYLNRNLTIAIYGPKHIHPSFKVVQVISWHKNVPSRLPFSDIHKGNRNLPPVVLQLWGKHQFDPCGLKDLHITTGIVDSNFKVKYGDQKKEVRKEQLRMARVIHLPLELSRMERREMGPFKLAVQVKDSNSLPLTDFHITSPEAAPLRTDKHGQKHLDCYREVTRSMPILEESIQEFPKFQDVTVNIQWYGVTLKSVLRQPRVDYLLEYFKGDTIALLSRETVKSVGQSKVKEWYIGCLRGSIGLVHCKNVKIIPKDQVIDFSAVKITTQSLLDNMTLPFKKLTYMYSAIQTLVTDHITCWKPFAEALGYSNVSLDSFSRRHAETDMEKVARVLEKLKEDCHTDKTRRKFQHELIAGLFKMDAQGLIAHLIQNTVILSTAVELGVRWRELAERIGKLSNAQISGYEKPHRGKNGEVSAQSMWKPAYDFLYSWSVQYGDGYRDMIQDLHLALDKMKSPVTRQWRQLTGALITVNCMEILRASAFPKA; from the exons ATGGCGGCTGTTAGAGCGAAGTCGATCCGCCGTGCTGGGAGTTTACTCCGGAGCCGATCTGAGGGAACTCTGATTGATCTGGATGATAACGTTACCATCAATAACAACAGCCTACATG GGAGTTATGTATCTCAACAGATGGGCAAACATTCAGAATGGCCTGTTCTGCAGCCAGAGGTCCAACACTCAGGACATGCAACCAATCCCTTTTGGAACCAGCTCTCAAGATCAAACCCTTTCCTAGATGACATTGTCTGCAGAAACACTGCAGACTCTGAGGTGTCCATTCTGAAGGAAGATCCACTAGCTTTGTTTGGTAACAATAATGAAGATTCCCAGAGCACGTCCTCGGATGAAAACAACTTTGGCCATCTTCTGGAACCCAAGAGAAACAACTTGAACCGGTCTGGGCGGTGGAGAAGTGCTTCAGATATTCTGGACAGCCTGGAGAAAAAGGAATCTATCAAGGAGAAGAGTCTCAACACTCAAGGACCCTTCATGAAACCTGATTTTGAGTGGCTAAAAAATGACAGAGAAGCTTACAAAATGGCCTGGCTGAGTCATAGGCAGTTGACCAGGTCTTGTCTGGACCTCGGCCTGATGAAGCAAAGTCCTGGTTGGGCCCAGACTCAAGCCACAGACATGCAAACCGTCTGCAAGATCGATCACAGTGGAGGTTCACTACAGTTACCTGACTGTGATGTGAGTGCACACATCCCTCAGGGTCATATTCCCTCTGGGGAGGTCCAGGAAATTGCACTCAAAGCCAGTCTTGATCCCCCACGTGGACTCAACAATAACTACACCGCAACCGTGAGCCCTCTATTAGAAATCACTCTCAGCAACCTCAACACTAAAGAAGGCATCGCTCTTGATGTTAAACTGGCAGCTGAGGTGAAGAACGATCCCTTGAGCCAGGTAATGACAACATTCGTGGGTTTGCTGGCTTATAAGAAAGAGGGCCCTTATGAGAAGGTCAAGGACTGTTACGTATATAAAGATATGTTACAAATTAAGCTCCGGGAGCTGAAGCCTCACATGTACATCATTGCTGCTGCAGAAGCCACGGTTATCCAGGCACCAGCCACCTCAGTATGGGACTACTTAAACCGAAATCTTACGATTGCCATCTATGGTCCCAAGCACATTCACCCATCTTTTAAAGTCGTGCAAGTCATCTCTTGGCACAAAAATGTTCCATCCAGGCTTCCTTTCTCAGACATCCACAAGGGGAACCGCAACCTTCCTCCAGTTGTTCTGCAGCTATGGGGAAAGCACCAGTTCGATCCATGTGGCCTGAAGGATTTACACATTACTACAGGCATAGTGGACTCGAACTTTAAAGTAAAGTATGGTGATCAGAAGAAAGAGGTCAGGAAAGAGCAGCTAAGAATGGCCAGAGTGATTCACCTTCCATTGGAACTCTCCAGGATGGAACGTAGAGAGATGGGACCCTTCAAACTTGCCGTCCAGGTAAAGGACTCGAATTCCCTTCCGTTGACAGACTTCCACATAACTTCACCTGAGGCTGCTCCCCTCAGGACCGACAAACATGGCCAGAAGCATCTTGATTGCTACAGGGAAGTGACCCGCTCCATGCCCATTCTTGAAGAATCCATCCAGGAGTTCCCAAAGTTTCAAGACGTGACCGTGAACATCCAGTGGTATGGAGTGACCCTGAAATCAGTTCTCAGACAACCGAGGGTGGACTATCTTCTGGAGTATTTTAAAGGGGACACAATTGCCTTGCTCTCCAGAGAGACGGTTAAGTCTGTTGGCCAGTCAAAAGTGAAGGAGTGGTATATCGGCTGTCTTAGGGGAAGCATTGGCCTGGTGCACTGCAAGAATGTTAAGATCATCCCGAAAGATCAAGTCATTGACTTTTCTGCGGTTAAGATCACGACACAGTCCTTGCTGGACAATATGACATTGCCGTTCAAGAAGCTCACATACATGTATTCTGCCATTCAGACTTTAGTCACGGACCACATAACCTGTTGGAAGCCTTTTGCTGAGGCTTTAGGTTACTCAAATGTCTCTTTAGACTCGTTCTCCAGGAGACATGCTGAAACAGACATGGAGAAAGTAGCCcgagtgctggagaaacttaaggAGGACTGTCACACTGACAAAACCAGGAGAAAATTCCAACATGAGCTCATTGCT GGGCTGTTTAAGATGGATGCTCAGGGTCTCATTGCACATTTAATCCAGAACACAGTCATTCTATCCACCGCTGTTGAGCTCGGTGTCCGGTGGAGGGAACTAGCTGAGAGGATTGGGAAACTTTCCAATGCTCAGATTTCTGGTTATGAGAAACCGCACCGGGGTAAGAATGGAGAAGTCAGTGCCCAG TCAATGTGGAAGCCTGCATATGACTTCCTCTACTCCTGGAGTGTGCAGTATGGTGATGGCTACCGGGACATGATCCAGGATCTCCATCTGGCCCTGGATAAAATGAAGAGTCCGGTGACCAGACAATGGAGACAGCTCACCGGCGCTCTTATCACTGTTAACTGCATGGAGATCCTGAGGGCGTCGGCCTTCCCCAAAGCGTGA